A stretch of DNA from Streptomyces sp. NBC_01197:
CCGCCGACCTCCAGACCGGCGACACGCTGACCGTCGAGCAGCTGCTGCACGCCATGCTGGTCCCGTCCGGCGACGACGCCGCGATGGCCCTGGCCGACAACCTCGGCGTCGGGGCCACCCAGGACGCCCGGATCGCCGATTTCGTGAGCCAGATGAACGCCGAGGCGCAGCAAATGGGCCTGACCGGCACGCACTTCGACACCTTCGACGGCGTCTCGCACGGCAACAACCACAGCACCGCCCGCGACCTGGCCAAGCTCGGCCAGCGCGCCATGCTGCAGCCGGTGTTCGTCAACGTGGTGAAGGACAAGCAGTTCAAGACGGAGGCCCCGGCGGCCAACGGCCACACCCGGTACTACACCTGGAACACCACCAACGAGCTGCTGGGTACCTACGACGGCGCCCTGGGCGTCAAGACCGGCAGCGGCCCGGAGGACGGCTACTGCCTCGTCTTCGCCGCCAAGCGGGACAACCGCACCCTGGTCGGCGCGATCCTCAAGGACAAGGACGACGCCTCCCGCTTCGACGACGCCACCAAGATGCTCGACTGGGGCTTCGCCCACTGAGCAGCCGGCGCCCCGCACCCGCCGTGCCCCAGCCGGGCAGCTGCTGCGGAACGCCGTACCTCACGGTGTGAGGTCCTGCCACCACCAGGAGATGGACGGCGGGCGCGGGGTGCCGCGTCCGCCGCGCAGGGGCGCGTCGGCCCAGCGGA
This window harbors:
- a CDS encoding D-alanyl-D-alanine carboxypeptidase family protein; its protein translation is MGSHARPTRIHRTGVRIAMVALVGAALPLTVGGLAEAATPGATHSADDNGAQGSSEATTPAGQNQHAQQQPQAAQHAVTARAADAQHAVRAQAGPQISADHAFLLDARDGSQEREMWAGAKADESVPMASTTKIMTALVVLKHPEWLNHRITVKQDYRDYVQKVGGSTADLQTGDTLTVEQLLHAMLVPSGDDAAMALADNLGVGATQDARIADFVSQMNAEAQQMGLTGTHFDTFDGVSHGNNHSTARDLAKLGQRAMLQPVFVNVVKDKQFKTEAPAANGHTRYYTWNTTNELLGTYDGALGVKTGSGPEDGYCLVFAAKRDNRTLVGAILKDKDDASRFDDATKMLDWGFAH